One Salvia splendens isolate huo1 unplaced genomic scaffold, SspV2 ctg923, whole genome shotgun sequence DNA segment encodes these proteins:
- the LOC121791816 gene encoding abietadienol/abietadienal oxidase-like isoform X6: MYVSSFILSQVRMKMGENDDSYMMMVMITIVITFVSLIWWFVATRGGGRSKGKLPPGGRGWPVVGDSISWYNAVASSHPPAFVHKQVRRYGPIFSCSLFGKWAVASADPAFNKFVMQNEGKLFQSNYPKSFRDLVGKNGVITAQGDHQRKLHSIASNMMRLDKLRFHFLQDIQIVIGQIFTNLHHNQVVPLQDVCRKLAINLMVNQLLGVSSESQVNHIAQLFSHFVDGCLSLPINLPGFAYHKAMKARENIISKINTTIETHKRNSSRDIGNGVLGRLLKEESLPDDAVADFIINLLFAGNETTAKTMLFAVYFLTQCPRSMKQMLDEHQSLRSERGEEEMLTWQDYKAMPFTQCVIDETLRLGGIAIWLMREAKEQVEYKDYVIPKGSFVVPFLSAVHLDENVYEDPRSFNPWRWMEPENQEKRNWRSSPYFAPFGGGARFCPGAELARLQIALFLHYFLTTFRWRQVKDDNMSFFPSARLVNGFQIQLNRISHDHHVSTSIN, translated from the exons ATGTATGTATCTTCATTCATTCTTTCCCAGGTTAGGATGAAAATGGGAGAAAATGATGATAGCTACATGATGATGGTGATGATCACCATAGTTATTACCTTTGTCTCCTTGATTTGGTGGTTTGTTGCGACTAGAGGCGGAGGGAGGAGCAAGGGTAAGTTGCCTCCGGGAGGAAGAGGGTGGCCGGTGGTGGGAGACAGCATCAGCTGGTACAATGCTGTTGCGAGTTCCCATCCCCCGGCCTTCGTCCACAAGCAGGTCCGTCGCTACGGCCCAATTTTCTCCTGTAGTCTCTTTGGGAAGTGGGCGGTTGCTTCTGCGGATCCTGCCTTCAATAAATTTGTTATGCAAAACGAAGGAAAGCTGTTCCAGTCGAACTACCCGAAATCCTTCAGAGATTTGGTGGGGAAGAATGGGGTGATTACTGCGCAGGGAGACCACCAGAGGAAGCTTCATTCCATCGCCTCCAACATGATGCGGCTTGACAAGCTGAGGTTTCACTTCCTGCAGGATATTCAGATAGTTATCGGACAGATCTTCACCAATCTACACCACAATCAGGTTGTCCCCCTTCAAGATGTTTGCCGCAAGCTAGCAATTAATTTAATGGTCAATCAGTTACTTGGAGTCTCCTCTGAATCGCAAGTCAATCACATAGCTCAACTGTTCTCACATTTTGTTGATGGCTGCCTCTCTCTTCCGATCAATTTACCAGGCTTCGCTTATCACAAGGCAATGAAG GCTAGGGAAAATATAATAAGCAAGATTAACACGACTATCGAGACTCATAAAAGGAATTCCTCCCGGGATATTGGCAATGGTGTTCTGGGAAGGCTGCTAAAGGAAGAGAGCTTACCTGATGATGCGGTTGCTGACTTTATCATTAACCTTCTATTTGCTGGAAATGAGACCACAGCTAAAACCATGCTCTTTGCTGTTTACTTCCTCACGCAATGTCCCAGATCCATGAAGCAAATGCTG GATGAGCACCAGAGCCTAAGGAGTGAAAGGGGTGAGGAGGAGATGCTTACCTGGCAAGATTACAAAGCTATGCCTTTCACTCAATGT GTAATTGATGAAACTCTACGTCTAGGAGGCATTGCCATTTGGCTCATGAGAGAAGCCAAAGAACAAGTAGAATATAAAG ATTATGTCATTCCAAAAGGAAGCTTTGTGGTGCCATTTCTTTCAGCAGTCCATTTAGATGAAAATGTCTACGAGGATCCACGTAGTTTTAATCCATGGAGATGGATGGAACCAGAAAATCAG GAAAAGAGAAACTGGAGGAGCAGTCCATATTTTGCACCTTTTGGCGGAGGAGCTAGGTTTTGTCCAGGGGCAGAGTTGGCTCGCCTTCAGATTGCCCTCTTCCTACATTACTTCCTCACCACGTTTAG GTGGAGGCAGGTGAAGGATGACAACATGTCTTTTTTTCCATCAGCTCGATTGGTGAACGGATTTCAGATACAATTGAATAGAATAAGCCATGATCACCATGTTTCCACCTCTATCAACTGA
- the LOC121791816 gene encoding abietadienol/abietadienal oxidase-like isoform X5 — MYVSSFILSQVRMKMGENDDSYMMMVMITIVITFVSLIWWFVATRGGGRSKGKLPPGGRGWPVVGDSISWYNAVASSHPPAFVHKQVRRYGPIFSCSLFGKWAVASADPAFNKFVMQNEGKLFQSNYPKSFRDLVGKNGVITAQGDHQRKLHSIASNMMRLDKLRFHFLQDIQIVIGQIFTNLHHNQVVPLQDVCRKLAINLMVNQLLGVSSESQVNHIAQLFSHFVDGCLSLPINLPGFAYHKAMKVNTICCPSSSTLFLLFDIFSFLLIHQARENIISKINTTIETHKRNSSRDIGNGVLGRLLKEESLPDDAVADFIINLLFAGNETTAKTMLFAVYFLTQCPRSMKQMLDEHQSLRSERGEEEMLTWQDYKAMPFTQCVIDETLRLGGIAIWLMREAKEQVEYKDYVIPKGSFVVPFLSAVHLDENVYEDPRSFNPWRWMEPENQEKRNWRSSPYFAPFGGGARFCPGAELARLQIALFLHYFLTTFRWRQVKDDNMSFFPSARLVNGFQIQLNRISHDHHVSTSIN; from the exons ATGTATGTATCTTCATTCATTCTTTCCCAGGTTAGGATGAAAATGGGAGAAAATGATGATAGCTACATGATGATGGTGATGATCACCATAGTTATTACCTTTGTCTCCTTGATTTGGTGGTTTGTTGCGACTAGAGGCGGAGGGAGGAGCAAGGGTAAGTTGCCTCCGGGAGGAAGAGGGTGGCCGGTGGTGGGAGACAGCATCAGCTGGTACAATGCTGTTGCGAGTTCCCATCCCCCGGCCTTCGTCCACAAGCAGGTCCGTCGCTACGGCCCAATTTTCTCCTGTAGTCTCTTTGGGAAGTGGGCGGTTGCTTCTGCGGATCCTGCCTTCAATAAATTTGTTATGCAAAACGAAGGAAAGCTGTTCCAGTCGAACTACCCGAAATCCTTCAGAGATTTGGTGGGGAAGAATGGGGTGATTACTGCGCAGGGAGACCACCAGAGGAAGCTTCATTCCATCGCCTCCAACATGATGCGGCTTGACAAGCTGAGGTTTCACTTCCTGCAGGATATTCAGATAGTTATCGGACAGATCTTCACCAATCTACACCACAATCAGGTTGTCCCCCTTCAAGATGTTTGCCGCAAGCTAGCAATTAATTTAATGGTCAATCAGTTACTTGGAGTCTCCTCTGAATCGCAAGTCAATCACATAGCTCAACTGTTCTCACATTTTGTTGATGGCTGCCTCTCTCTTCCGATCAATTTACCAGGCTTCGCTTATCACAAGGCAATGAAGGTAAATACTATATGTTGTCCTTCTTCTTCaactctttttcttctttttgacattttttcatttctcctCATTCACCAGGCTAGGGAAAATATAATAAGCAAGATTAACACGACTATCGAGACTCATAAAAGGAATTCCTCCCGGGATATTGGCAATGGTGTTCTGGGAAGGCTGCTAAAGGAAGAGAGCTTACCTGATGATGCGGTTGCTGACTTTATCATTAACCTTCTATTTGCTGGAAATGAGACCACAGCTAAAACCATGCTCTTTGCTGTTTACTTCCTCACGCAATGTCCCAGATCCATGAAGCAAATGCTG GATGAGCACCAGAGCCTAAGGAGTGAAAGGGGTGAGGAGGAGATGCTTACCTGGCAAGATTACAAAGCTATGCCTTTCACTCAATGT GTAATTGATGAAACTCTACGTCTAGGAGGCATTGCCATTTGGCTCATGAGAGAAGCCAAAGAACAAGTAGAATATAAAG ATTATGTCATTCCAAAAGGAAGCTTTGTGGTGCCATTTCTTTCAGCAGTCCATTTAGATGAAAATGTCTACGAGGATCCACGTAGTTTTAATCCATGGAGATGGATGGAACCAGAAAATCAG GAAAAGAGAAACTGGAGGAGCAGTCCATATTTTGCACCTTTTGGCGGAGGAGCTAGGTTTTGTCCAGGGGCAGAGTTGGCTCGCCTTCAGATTGCCCTCTTCCTACATTACTTCCTCACCACGTTTAG GTGGAGGCAGGTGAAGGATGACAACATGTCTTTTTTTCCATCAGCTCGATTGGTGAACGGATTTCAGATACAATTGAATAGAATAAGCCATGATCACCATGTTTCCACCTCTATCAACTGA
- the LOC121791816 gene encoding abietadienol/abietadienal oxidase-like isoform X3: MYVSSFILSQVRMKMGENDDSYMMMVMITIVITFVSLIWWFVATRGGGRSKGKLPPGGRGWPVVGDSISWYNAVASSHPPAFVHKQVRRYGPIFSCSLFGKWAVASADPAFNKFVMQNEGKLFQSNYPKSFRDLVGKNGVITAQGDHQRKLHSIASNMMRLDKLRFHFLQDIQIVIGQIFTNLHHNQVVPLQDVCRKLAINLMVNQLLGVSSESQVNHIAQLFSHFVDGCLSLPINLPGFAYHKAMKVNTICCPSSSTLFLLFDIFSFLLIHQARENIISKINTTIETHKRNSSRDIGNGVLGRLLKEESLPDDAVADFIINLLFAGNETTAKTMLFAVYFLTQCPRSMKQMLDEHQSLRSERGEEEMLTWQDYKAMPFTQCVIDETLRLGGIAIWLMREAKEQVEYKDYVIPKGSFVVPFLSAVHLDENVYEDPRSFNPWRWMEPENQVIHLRGFTNFLMLRDKYKSLIYYSVHNINKIQEKRNWRSSPYFAPFGGGARFCPGAELARLQIALFLHYFLTTFRWRQVKDDNMSFFPSARLVNGFQIQLNRISHDHHVSTSIN; encoded by the exons ATGTATGTATCTTCATTCATTCTTTCCCAGGTTAGGATGAAAATGGGAGAAAATGATGATAGCTACATGATGATGGTGATGATCACCATAGTTATTACCTTTGTCTCCTTGATTTGGTGGTTTGTTGCGACTAGAGGCGGAGGGAGGAGCAAGGGTAAGTTGCCTCCGGGAGGAAGAGGGTGGCCGGTGGTGGGAGACAGCATCAGCTGGTACAATGCTGTTGCGAGTTCCCATCCCCCGGCCTTCGTCCACAAGCAGGTCCGTCGCTACGGCCCAATTTTCTCCTGTAGTCTCTTTGGGAAGTGGGCGGTTGCTTCTGCGGATCCTGCCTTCAATAAATTTGTTATGCAAAACGAAGGAAAGCTGTTCCAGTCGAACTACCCGAAATCCTTCAGAGATTTGGTGGGGAAGAATGGGGTGATTACTGCGCAGGGAGACCACCAGAGGAAGCTTCATTCCATCGCCTCCAACATGATGCGGCTTGACAAGCTGAGGTTTCACTTCCTGCAGGATATTCAGATAGTTATCGGACAGATCTTCACCAATCTACACCACAATCAGGTTGTCCCCCTTCAAGATGTTTGCCGCAAGCTAGCAATTAATTTAATGGTCAATCAGTTACTTGGAGTCTCCTCTGAATCGCAAGTCAATCACATAGCTCAACTGTTCTCACATTTTGTTGATGGCTGCCTCTCTCTTCCGATCAATTTACCAGGCTTCGCTTATCACAAGGCAATGAAGGTAAATACTATATGTTGTCCTTCTTCTTCaactctttttcttctttttgacattttttcatttctcctCATTCACCAGGCTAGGGAAAATATAATAAGCAAGATTAACACGACTATCGAGACTCATAAAAGGAATTCCTCCCGGGATATTGGCAATGGTGTTCTGGGAAGGCTGCTAAAGGAAGAGAGCTTACCTGATGATGCGGTTGCTGACTTTATCATTAACCTTCTATTTGCTGGAAATGAGACCACAGCTAAAACCATGCTCTTTGCTGTTTACTTCCTCACGCAATGTCCCAGATCCATGAAGCAAATGCTG GATGAGCACCAGAGCCTAAGGAGTGAAAGGGGTGAGGAGGAGATGCTTACCTGGCAAGATTACAAAGCTATGCCTTTCACTCAATGT GTAATTGATGAAACTCTACGTCTAGGAGGCATTGCCATTTGGCTCATGAGAGAAGCCAAAGAACAAGTAGAATATAAAG ATTATGTCATTCCAAAAGGAAGCTTTGTGGTGCCATTTCTTTCAGCAGTCCATTTAGATGAAAATGTCTACGAGGATCCACGTAGTTTTAATCCATGGAGATGGATGGAACCAGAAAATCAGGTTATCCATCTCAGAGGCTTTACTAATTTCCTAATGTTGAGAGATAAATATAAGTCATTAATATATTATAGCGTGCATAACATCAACAAAATACAGGAAAAGAGAAACTGGAGGAGCAGTCCATATTTTGCACCTTTTGGCGGAGGAGCTAGGTTTTGTCCAGGGGCAGAGTTGGCTCGCCTTCAGATTGCCCTCTTCCTACATTACTTCCTCACCACGTTTAG GTGGAGGCAGGTGAAGGATGACAACATGTCTTTTTTTCCATCAGCTCGATTGGTGAACGGATTTCAGATACAATTGAATAGAATAAGCCATGATCACCATGTTTCCACCTCTATCAACTGA
- the LOC121791817 gene encoding transcription factor TCP7-like, producing MSTSAADASIVDPSQRHLQLQTVPAPVKKPPAKDRHSKVDGRGRRIRMPIICAARVFQLTRELGHKSDGQTIEWLLRQAEPSIIAATGTGTTPASFSTVSPSSRNSSSSLSAALDHKPLAHSLLTPTPFILGKRLRPDDDDHHQHLSKDDVTSVSASVGPTITAGGFWALPARTDFGQVWSFAAPPPEMVVTASNNSHHQQHQQQQQHSASLRFLQQHQPLGIGEASAARVGNYLPIAQVQGHHLNLLASLSGPPPQSSEQRRDADAN from the coding sequence ATGTCTACGTCGGCCGCCGACGCCTCCATTGTCGATCCCTCTCAGCGCCACCTCCAGCTTCAGACCGTCCCCGCCCCCGTCAAAAAACCCCCCGCCAAGGACCGCCACAGCAAGGTCGACGGCCGCGGCCGCCGCATCCGCATGCCGATCATCTGCGCCGCCCGCGTCTTCCAGCTCACCCGCGAGCTAGGCCACAAGTCCGACGGCCAGACCATCGAGTGGCTCCTCCGCCAGGCCGAGCCCTCCATCATCGCCGCCACCGGCACCGGCACCACCCCCGCCAGCTTCTCCACCGTCTCCCCCTCCTCCCGCaattcctcctcctccctctccgccGCCCTCGACCATAAGCCCCTTGCGCATTCGCTCCTAACCCCCACCCCCTTCATCCTCGGCAAGCGCCTCCGCCCCGACGACGACGACCACCACCAGCACCTCTCCAAAGATGACGTTACCTCTGTTTCGGCTTCTGTTGGCCCCACCATCACTGCTGGAGGCTTCTGGGCTCTTCCTGCCCGGACCGATTTCGGGCAGGTCTGGAGCTTTGCAGCTCCTCCCCCTGAAATGGTGGTTACTGCTTCGAATAATTCCCACCATCAGCAGCATCAACAACAACAGCAGCATTCAGCTTCTTTGAGGTTTCTGCAGCAACATCAGCCGTTGGGAATTGGCGAGGCCTCCGCGGCTAGGGTTGGGAATTACTTACCCATTGCTCAAGTACAGGGCCATCACCTGAATTTGCTGGCATCCCTCTCCGGTCCTCCTCCTCAGTCGTCTGAACAACGAAGGGATGCTGACGCCAATTGA
- the LOC121791816 gene encoding abietadienol/abietadienal oxidase-like isoform X1 yields the protein MYVSSFILSQVRMKMGENDDSYMMMVMITIVITFVSLIWWFVATRGGGRSKGKLPPGGRGWPVVGDSISWYNAVASSHPPAFVHKQVRRYGPIFSCSLFGKWAVASADPAFNKFVMQNEGKLFQSNYPKSFRDLVGKNGVITAQGDHQRKLHSIASNMMRLDKLRFHFLQDIQIVIGQIFTNLHHNQVVPLQDVCRKLAINLMVNQLLGVSSESQVNHIAQLFSHFVDGCLSLPINLPGFAYHKAMKVNTICCPSSSTLFLLFDIFSFLLIHQARENIISKINTTIETHKRNSSRDIGNGVLGRLLKEESLPDDAVADFIINLLFAGNETTAKTMLFAVYFLTQCPRSMKQMLDEHQSLRSERGEEEMLTWQDYKAMPFTQCVSPLLIIYHYDLTPLATIYILGTQPLIFLQVIDETLRLGGIAIWLMREAKEQVEYKDYVIPKGSFVVPFLSAVHLDENVYEDPRSFNPWRWMEPENQVIHLRGFTNFLMLRDKYKSLIYYSVHNINKIQEKRNWRSSPYFAPFGGGARFCPGAELARLQIALFLHYFLTTFRWRQVKDDNMSFFPSARLVNGFQIQLNRISHDHHVSTSIN from the exons ATGTATGTATCTTCATTCATTCTTTCCCAGGTTAGGATGAAAATGGGAGAAAATGATGATAGCTACATGATGATGGTGATGATCACCATAGTTATTACCTTTGTCTCCTTGATTTGGTGGTTTGTTGCGACTAGAGGCGGAGGGAGGAGCAAGGGTAAGTTGCCTCCGGGAGGAAGAGGGTGGCCGGTGGTGGGAGACAGCATCAGCTGGTACAATGCTGTTGCGAGTTCCCATCCCCCGGCCTTCGTCCACAAGCAGGTCCGTCGCTACGGCCCAATTTTCTCCTGTAGTCTCTTTGGGAAGTGGGCGGTTGCTTCTGCGGATCCTGCCTTCAATAAATTTGTTATGCAAAACGAAGGAAAGCTGTTCCAGTCGAACTACCCGAAATCCTTCAGAGATTTGGTGGGGAAGAATGGGGTGATTACTGCGCAGGGAGACCACCAGAGGAAGCTTCATTCCATCGCCTCCAACATGATGCGGCTTGACAAGCTGAGGTTTCACTTCCTGCAGGATATTCAGATAGTTATCGGACAGATCTTCACCAATCTACACCACAATCAGGTTGTCCCCCTTCAAGATGTTTGCCGCAAGCTAGCAATTAATTTAATGGTCAATCAGTTACTTGGAGTCTCCTCTGAATCGCAAGTCAATCACATAGCTCAACTGTTCTCACATTTTGTTGATGGCTGCCTCTCTCTTCCGATCAATTTACCAGGCTTCGCTTATCACAAGGCAATGAAGGTAAATACTATATGTTGTCCTTCTTCTTCaactctttttcttctttttgacattttttcatttctcctCATTCACCAGGCTAGGGAAAATATAATAAGCAAGATTAACACGACTATCGAGACTCATAAAAGGAATTCCTCCCGGGATATTGGCAATGGTGTTCTGGGAAGGCTGCTAAAGGAAGAGAGCTTACCTGATGATGCGGTTGCTGACTTTATCATTAACCTTCTATTTGCTGGAAATGAGACCACAGCTAAAACCATGCTCTTTGCTGTTTACTTCCTCACGCAATGTCCCAGATCCATGAAGCAAATGCTG GATGAGCACCAGAGCCTAAGGAGTGAAAGGGGTGAGGAGGAGATGCTTACCTGGCAAGATTACAAAGCTATGCCTTTCACTCAATGTGTAAGTCCTCTTTTAATCATCTATCACTATGACCTCACTCCTCTTGCTACAATATATATTCTGGGCACTCAACCATTAATATTTCTCCAGGTAATTGATGAAACTCTACGTCTAGGAGGCATTGCCATTTGGCTCATGAGAGAAGCCAAAGAACAAGTAGAATATAAAG ATTATGTCATTCCAAAAGGAAGCTTTGTGGTGCCATTTCTTTCAGCAGTCCATTTAGATGAAAATGTCTACGAGGATCCACGTAGTTTTAATCCATGGAGATGGATGGAACCAGAAAATCAGGTTATCCATCTCAGAGGCTTTACTAATTTCCTAATGTTGAGAGATAAATATAAGTCATTAATATATTATAGCGTGCATAACATCAACAAAATACAGGAAAAGAGAAACTGGAGGAGCAGTCCATATTTTGCACCTTTTGGCGGAGGAGCTAGGTTTTGTCCAGGGGCAGAGTTGGCTCGCCTTCAGATTGCCCTCTTCCTACATTACTTCCTCACCACGTTTAG GTGGAGGCAGGTGAAGGATGACAACATGTCTTTTTTTCCATCAGCTCGATTGGTGAACGGATTTCAGATACAATTGAATAGAATAAGCCATGATCACCATGTTTCCACCTCTATCAACTGA
- the LOC121791816 gene encoding abietadienol/abietadienal oxidase-like isoform X2: protein MYVSSFILSQVRMKMGENDDSYMMMVMITIVITFVSLIWWFVATRGGGRSKGKLPPGGRGWPVVGDSISWYNAVASSHPPAFVHKQVRRYGPIFSCSLFGKWAVASADPAFNKFVMQNEGKLFQSNYPKSFRDLVGKNGVITAQGDHQRKLHSIASNMMRLDKLRFHFLQDIQIVIGQIFTNLHHNQVVPLQDVCRKLAINLMVNQLLGVSSESQVNHIAQLFSHFVDGCLSLPINLPGFAYHKAMKARENIISKINTTIETHKRNSSRDIGNGVLGRLLKEESLPDDAVADFIINLLFAGNETTAKTMLFAVYFLTQCPRSMKQMLDEHQSLRSERGEEEMLTWQDYKAMPFTQCVSPLLIIYHYDLTPLATIYILGTQPLIFLQVIDETLRLGGIAIWLMREAKEQVEYKDYVIPKGSFVVPFLSAVHLDENVYEDPRSFNPWRWMEPENQVIHLRGFTNFLMLRDKYKSLIYYSVHNINKIQEKRNWRSSPYFAPFGGGARFCPGAELARLQIALFLHYFLTTFRWRQVKDDNMSFFPSARLVNGFQIQLNRISHDHHVSTSIN from the exons ATGTATGTATCTTCATTCATTCTTTCCCAGGTTAGGATGAAAATGGGAGAAAATGATGATAGCTACATGATGATGGTGATGATCACCATAGTTATTACCTTTGTCTCCTTGATTTGGTGGTTTGTTGCGACTAGAGGCGGAGGGAGGAGCAAGGGTAAGTTGCCTCCGGGAGGAAGAGGGTGGCCGGTGGTGGGAGACAGCATCAGCTGGTACAATGCTGTTGCGAGTTCCCATCCCCCGGCCTTCGTCCACAAGCAGGTCCGTCGCTACGGCCCAATTTTCTCCTGTAGTCTCTTTGGGAAGTGGGCGGTTGCTTCTGCGGATCCTGCCTTCAATAAATTTGTTATGCAAAACGAAGGAAAGCTGTTCCAGTCGAACTACCCGAAATCCTTCAGAGATTTGGTGGGGAAGAATGGGGTGATTACTGCGCAGGGAGACCACCAGAGGAAGCTTCATTCCATCGCCTCCAACATGATGCGGCTTGACAAGCTGAGGTTTCACTTCCTGCAGGATATTCAGATAGTTATCGGACAGATCTTCACCAATCTACACCACAATCAGGTTGTCCCCCTTCAAGATGTTTGCCGCAAGCTAGCAATTAATTTAATGGTCAATCAGTTACTTGGAGTCTCCTCTGAATCGCAAGTCAATCACATAGCTCAACTGTTCTCACATTTTGTTGATGGCTGCCTCTCTCTTCCGATCAATTTACCAGGCTTCGCTTATCACAAGGCAATGAAG GCTAGGGAAAATATAATAAGCAAGATTAACACGACTATCGAGACTCATAAAAGGAATTCCTCCCGGGATATTGGCAATGGTGTTCTGGGAAGGCTGCTAAAGGAAGAGAGCTTACCTGATGATGCGGTTGCTGACTTTATCATTAACCTTCTATTTGCTGGAAATGAGACCACAGCTAAAACCATGCTCTTTGCTGTTTACTTCCTCACGCAATGTCCCAGATCCATGAAGCAAATGCTG GATGAGCACCAGAGCCTAAGGAGTGAAAGGGGTGAGGAGGAGATGCTTACCTGGCAAGATTACAAAGCTATGCCTTTCACTCAATGTGTAAGTCCTCTTTTAATCATCTATCACTATGACCTCACTCCTCTTGCTACAATATATATTCTGGGCACTCAACCATTAATATTTCTCCAGGTAATTGATGAAACTCTACGTCTAGGAGGCATTGCCATTTGGCTCATGAGAGAAGCCAAAGAACAAGTAGAATATAAAG ATTATGTCATTCCAAAAGGAAGCTTTGTGGTGCCATTTCTTTCAGCAGTCCATTTAGATGAAAATGTCTACGAGGATCCACGTAGTTTTAATCCATGGAGATGGATGGAACCAGAAAATCAGGTTATCCATCTCAGAGGCTTTACTAATTTCCTAATGTTGAGAGATAAATATAAGTCATTAATATATTATAGCGTGCATAACATCAACAAAATACAGGAAAAGAGAAACTGGAGGAGCAGTCCATATTTTGCACCTTTTGGCGGAGGAGCTAGGTTTTGTCCAGGGGCAGAGTTGGCTCGCCTTCAGATTGCCCTCTTCCTACATTACTTCCTCACCACGTTTAG GTGGAGGCAGGTGAAGGATGACAACATGTCTTTTTTTCCATCAGCTCGATTGGTGAACGGATTTCAGATACAATTGAATAGAATAAGCCATGATCACCATGTTTCCACCTCTATCAACTGA
- the LOC121791816 gene encoding abietadienol/abietadienal oxidase-like isoform X4: protein MYVSSFILSQVRMKMGENDDSYMMMVMITIVITFVSLIWWFVATRGGGRSKGKLPPGGRGWPVVGDSISWYNAVASSHPPAFVHKQVRRYGPIFSCSLFGKWAVASADPAFNKFVMQNEGKLFQSNYPKSFRDLVGKNGVITAQGDHQRKLHSIASNMMRLDKLRFHFLQDIQIVIGQIFTNLHHNQVVPLQDVCRKLAINLMVNQLLGVSSESQVNHIAQLFSHFVDGCLSLPINLPGFAYHKAMKVNTICCPSSSTLFLLFDIFSFLLIHQARENIISKINTTIETHKRNSSRDIGNGVLGRLLKEESLPDDAVADFIINLLFAGNETTAKTMLFAVYFLTQCPRSMKQMLDEHQSLRSERGEEEMLTWQDYKAMPFTQCVSPLLIIYHYDLTPLATIYILGTQPLIFLQVIDETLRLGGIAIWLMREAKEQVEYKDYVIPKGSFVVPFLSAVHLDENVYEDPRSFNPWRWMEPENQEKRNWRSSPYFAPFGGGARFCPGAELARLQIALFLHYFLTTFRWRQVKDDNMSFFPSARLVNGFQIQLNRISHDHHVSTSIN from the exons ATGTATGTATCTTCATTCATTCTTTCCCAGGTTAGGATGAAAATGGGAGAAAATGATGATAGCTACATGATGATGGTGATGATCACCATAGTTATTACCTTTGTCTCCTTGATTTGGTGGTTTGTTGCGACTAGAGGCGGAGGGAGGAGCAAGGGTAAGTTGCCTCCGGGAGGAAGAGGGTGGCCGGTGGTGGGAGACAGCATCAGCTGGTACAATGCTGTTGCGAGTTCCCATCCCCCGGCCTTCGTCCACAAGCAGGTCCGTCGCTACGGCCCAATTTTCTCCTGTAGTCTCTTTGGGAAGTGGGCGGTTGCTTCTGCGGATCCTGCCTTCAATAAATTTGTTATGCAAAACGAAGGAAAGCTGTTCCAGTCGAACTACCCGAAATCCTTCAGAGATTTGGTGGGGAAGAATGGGGTGATTACTGCGCAGGGAGACCACCAGAGGAAGCTTCATTCCATCGCCTCCAACATGATGCGGCTTGACAAGCTGAGGTTTCACTTCCTGCAGGATATTCAGATAGTTATCGGACAGATCTTCACCAATCTACACCACAATCAGGTTGTCCCCCTTCAAGATGTTTGCCGCAAGCTAGCAATTAATTTAATGGTCAATCAGTTACTTGGAGTCTCCTCTGAATCGCAAGTCAATCACATAGCTCAACTGTTCTCACATTTTGTTGATGGCTGCCTCTCTCTTCCGATCAATTTACCAGGCTTCGCTTATCACAAGGCAATGAAGGTAAATACTATATGTTGTCCTTCTTCTTCaactctttttcttctttttgacattttttcatttctcctCATTCACCAGGCTAGGGAAAATATAATAAGCAAGATTAACACGACTATCGAGACTCATAAAAGGAATTCCTCCCGGGATATTGGCAATGGTGTTCTGGGAAGGCTGCTAAAGGAAGAGAGCTTACCTGATGATGCGGTTGCTGACTTTATCATTAACCTTCTATTTGCTGGAAATGAGACCACAGCTAAAACCATGCTCTTTGCTGTTTACTTCCTCACGCAATGTCCCAGATCCATGAAGCAAATGCTG GATGAGCACCAGAGCCTAAGGAGTGAAAGGGGTGAGGAGGAGATGCTTACCTGGCAAGATTACAAAGCTATGCCTTTCACTCAATGTGTAAGTCCTCTTTTAATCATCTATCACTATGACCTCACTCCTCTTGCTACAATATATATTCTGGGCACTCAACCATTAATATTTCTCCAGGTAATTGATGAAACTCTACGTCTAGGAGGCATTGCCATTTGGCTCATGAGAGAAGCCAAAGAACAAGTAGAATATAAAG ATTATGTCATTCCAAAAGGAAGCTTTGTGGTGCCATTTCTTTCAGCAGTCCATTTAGATGAAAATGTCTACGAGGATCCACGTAGTTTTAATCCATGGAGATGGATGGAACCAGAAAATCAG GAAAAGAGAAACTGGAGGAGCAGTCCATATTTTGCACCTTTTGGCGGAGGAGCTAGGTTTTGTCCAGGGGCAGAGTTGGCTCGCCTTCAGATTGCCCTCTTCCTACATTACTTCCTCACCACGTTTAG GTGGAGGCAGGTGAAGGATGACAACATGTCTTTTTTTCCATCAGCTCGATTGGTGAACGGATTTCAGATACAATTGAATAGAATAAGCCATGATCACCATGTTTCCACCTCTATCAACTGA